The Methanocaldococcus sp. FS406-22 genome includes the window ATTTAACCTTAACTTTTAAAAATCTAAATGATTTAATAAACCTAAATATTCCGAATAATCAAACTACCATATCCTTAGAAATTAAATAAAAATCCTCTAAATTAGCAAATATCAAATAGTTATTACCTTTATTAAATTCAAAGTTCATTCGGCGAGACAGCCACAACACTACAATAAACAACTAAATCAAACAAATAAAAATATCAAAAAACCCATATAAATATTTTTGTTCTTTTTAAATTATTCTTTCTAAATCATATTGTTTAAGTGCAGGTTGAATTTTTTTGAACACTATATCCAAAACATGTAGGCAGTGGCATAGCTATTAATCCAGATGCCACTGCCAATATACAACAATCTATAATTTTTTACCATATTTTTCTTTTAAAAACTCATTAAATCTCTCCTTATCCTCTAAAACAAATAATAGTAAATCTACAACTAATTTACTAACTGTTATTTTTTCATACTTTGAGCAAATATATAAAAAATCATGCAAATTTTCAGGAAAGGAAATCCCAGCCCTTTTTACCCCTCCATTCATGCCATTGTTAATATTGGCTAAAAAATCATCATAGTGAGCTTTAACAACGTTATGAATGCTTTGATAATTCTCTTTTTCTCTATAATCTTCTTTTTTGTCTTTTTTGAACAAATTCAGCATTAATTACCACCTTTTAATTATTTTATAAACAGTGGCATTTAATTCAAGTCAGTTAGCACTTCTTTGACAGTTTCCAAAGCAGTTTCATAATCCAATCCACACTCTACTAATGCCATTGCTATATCCTCTGGCTTTAAAACATCCAATTGATACTTTTTTATCAAATCCCATCGACCTTCTCTTTTTAAATGTTGTTTTCCCTTTGATTTATTCTCATGCCCCAAATATTTGTCAACATAAGCCCCAGCTTTTTTAAAGGATAAGTAAATCTTCTTTTTCAATGGCATATTTTTGCCAGCATAAACATTAGTGTATATCTCCTTCAACTTCTCTAAAAACAATTCTGAAGCTCTCAATTTTCTCAATCCATGAATATTAACCCCTTTTTCAACATAATAGTTTAATCCGCAGTTTTTTAAACATCTTCTAAAAAATGCATTAACACTATCTTTATCCAAGCCTACAATTTCAACATCATCTAAAATGTTGTTTTTTATTTGATGCTCTTTGATTGATTTGAGCAATTCATACTCTTTTTCAGTATGAGCAGGGATTACTCTATGTAATCCATGTTTTGAGTTTTTGACAATTAAATAAGCATTATATATTGATTTCCCAACCATAAAACGCTTTAATGAGTCTGGAATAGCTCTTTCATCTAAAACAACATCTCCATATTTTAGTTTTGCAATTTCATTCACTCTCAAAGCAAAATGTCTTGCTAAAACAATGCCAATCTTTGCTTTGCTCTTTGATTTTTGGAAATACTCACTATTGATAACCCTTTTATAATCTTCAGGTTCTATCCTTATGGTTCTTGCTTCTTGTTGTAGTGCATGCTGAGGAACATAAATCCCCTTTGCAAATTTAAAATTCCATTTTAGCCCATAAGTTTTAGCACAGGCTAAATTCAATGCTTTAATCATTGAAACATACTTTTTTAATGTTGTTGCTCTAACTCCCTCTTTTGCTTTGCATTCGAGGAAAAGTTGAGTCATTTCAGGAGTTATATCGCAAGCTCTTTTAACTTTAAATTCATTTTGTATCCATCTTCCAAAGTTATTTGCAAATTTTATTAAGGAGTCTAAGTATCCCTCCTTATGCCTATTCCCACGCCAAAAATCCCCCCTTGAGGCTACAAACCAAATTTTTGATTTTTCTTTGAGCCATTCTTCGAAGGTAATGTCTCCCCTCTCATAAGCTTTGTCTAATTCCTGCCATTGCTGTTTAAATTGTCTTCTTTGCCCTCTATGCCTATAGGATTGCATGACTGCATACTTTAGCTGGTGATGTAAAGGCCTATTCCTACCCATTAAATCCCACCAAATTTTACCACAATTGGTTAATATAAATATTTTGTATTCGCTAAATAAACAATTATAACAATGTGTATTTGTAAAATGTGCTTACACACTTTGTATTAACCTTAGTTTCTCCCAAATTGTGTTGTTTTTTGTGGTGTGCATGGTTTGTTTGTTTATATTTATCCATTTGGAATAACCAATAATCGAGGCAGTCCTAACCCGTCGTGGGTAATTGCCATTACCCACGACGGCTACCGCCCTCAGGAATAAACAATGCCCCCAATATATCGATTAATTCACATATTGAAACATCCTGCTCTCCACGGATGTGGAGAGCCGAAAGGTTCCTGGAGGGTCGCCCTTTATGGCATGGGCAGTCCCCCTCCCAGCCCCTCACTCTGCCACACCCCCAACGGAGTGTGGGTCATCGGTCATCGGAGCTAATTTATTGGAATAAACTAATATTTTGATATATAGTTGTTTCAATATATACTATAACGACATTTTCATACATTTGTGTATTTAAAATAGTTCTCCTCCTTGTCCCTCCTTAACTTCTATTGCACCCCACGTGATTAATTTAAAAGAAACATTATAGTTTCTGTAATAGAGAGTATATATAACTATCGCATCCACAAAAAACAAAACTGCCAATTTTTTGGGAAAATCAAGGAATCATTAGCCCCATTTTCGGGAAAAATACCAATTAAATCTCAATTTAGAGGTATTAGGGAGAGTATGAGGAAAAGAACTGTTCAGTATATGTGAAATAACATAATTATGGTATATAGTATATTCGGGACAATGAGGAGTTTTGGAGATTTGAGGAATGTCAAGGAGTTATTACCCCTATTTTTCGGAGAATAACGAGGATTTTTGAGATTTTAACAATGGTTGTGTTTATTGTATGCACAACCATCGAAATTGGAAAAAATCATAAAATCATAGGGGTTGAAAAACTCAATTTCTTATCTGGATGGAATATGCCTTATCTGTTGAGTATTGATAGATATATACGGATAAAAGTCTTATCCGACAGATAAGATTAGATTAAAACAGATAAGGTTCTTATCTGTTAGATAAAAACAATTCCAAACAGATAAGAACGGATAAGAATAGATAGAGACAGATAAGAACGGATAAGAATAGATAAAACAGGATAAGGTTATTACTAAACAGATAAAGGAATATAAGTTGAGATATATATTTTGGATATCTGGCTATAGTAGTATGACTTAATTATCTCTAGCTACCTTTCTGAGCTAAAGTTCGGAGCTTTGTAATAGATATAGCAAAGTATATATATCCAATGTTACAATATAACAATAAACCATTAAGTTGTGATTGTTATGAAGTATTATTCTGCCAGAGAAGCTGCAAAAATCTTGGGTGTAGCTCATACTACTGTAATTCGATGGATTGAAAAGGGAGAATTGAAAGCTAACATTAGAAAAACGTTATATAGAGTATATTATCAGATTCCAGAGGATGAAGTGTTGAGATTAAAAAAAAGGCTGGAAGCCCAGCACGATTAACATTTGGGAGTATTGTACGATTACGTTAGGACACAAGAGTGTTCTAATAGAGATTCACAGTGGTTTATTAAAAATTTTGCACGATTACGTATAGGATATCTACCAAAGTTTTAAGGTGATGTGCATGTCCCCAAATGAGTATATTATTGATAAAATATATAATATTTTCGAACGTGAGAGGAAAAAGCATCCTACCTATAAAGAAAGCAAATATGATAAAGAATCAGAATATAAGGAATTAATAAAGTTTTTAGTAGAAAAAGAGGAGGTAAATGAAGCTGAATTGATGCTAAAGGCAAAGGAAATAGGGCTTGGAAGGTTGTATTACAACACATTCATTGCAATATTAAAAAAATATCTTAATTTTATTGATATTGGAGAAGAGGATGGTTATAAGGTTATTAAAATCACAAATGAATTAAGAAATGTTTTAAATGATGATAATGAAAGTGATGAATCTAATTTTAAAATAGATATGGAATTTATCATAATGCAATATGAAGACTTGTTAAGAAAATATTTAAAGAATTATATTACTGTTGTTGGTCCCGAGAAGTTGGAAAGGAAGATTAGGCTTTCTGCAAGGGATTTATCTGCAGAGTTTGGGGATATGATTGATTATGCCATTGAGAGTGTTGATAATTATTATCAGGTAGTTGATTATTTGACAAAATTATTTAATGAGGTATATTATGAGATAACTTATGAAATGGGAGATTTTAAGGTTGTTTTGTGTGATTTTCCAGCATTGGAAATTGATGTTAATAAGATTAATGCTGAATATGTTAATAAGGTAGTAGAATTTGAAGCAAACATAATTTACGCGTCTCATGTTTCTGTTTTTGTGAAAAAGAGTGTTTTCCAATGTCCAAGATGTGGAAAAATAGTTAATGTGTATCTCAGGGACTTTTTTGCAAAAAATAGTGATAAGTTGGTATGTAATGAGTGTAATGTAAAATTACAGCACATTAAAGACGAAGAATACACAAACTTTCAGGAATTGATTGTTCAGGGGCTACCTAACGAGAAGGGGTATATAAGGGAGCAGAGAGTGTTGTATGAAGACTCTGACGGGGTTTTTAGTGGATATGTGAAGATTACAGGTATCGTCAGGACAGTTCCAAGGAGTTCAAAATCCAAAGTTTATGATTTGGTTGTTCAGGCAGTGGATGTTGAGGAGATTGATAACATTGCTCCAAGATTGACAAAGAAGGACATTGAAGATATTAAAAAGATTGCTAAGAGGAAGGATGTCATTGATTTATTATCAGATAGATTAATCCCAGAGATTAAGGGGCATTCACTTGTAAAAAAAGCTGTTTTCTTACAACAAATTAGGGGGGTGAAAAAACCAGGAAAAAGGGATAAAATCAACATTCTCTTAATTACAGACCCTGGGATTGGGAAGACGGTTATTTTAAGAAAGATTGCGGAGATTCCAGGTAATAATTATGTGAGTATGCCAACTTCAACGATTAACAGTGTTTTTGCAATTGCAGAGAAGAAAAAGAGCCTATCTGGAGAAAGTTGGACTGTGAAAGTTGGGCCTGTTCCAAAGTCAATTGGAACTGTATGTATTGATGAATTCTACATTCCCAAAGGAGATACTACATTTTATGAGGCTATGGAGGGGGATGTAATCCATTTTTGTAAAGGAGGGATTGATGCAAGGTTGCAATCAGTTTGTAGCTTTCTTTGTGCGAGAAACCCAAGATGGGGAAGATTTAATCCGGATGTTTCTGTAGCTGAACAGATTGATATCCCAGCTCCATTGCTTAGCAGGTTTGACTTGATTTTCCCAATTAGGGATAGGGCAGATAAAGAGGCTGATAAGGAAATTGCAGAACACATTATAGATGTGCATAGGGCTTATTTAGACAAGGAAGTTAATAAAAAGATTAGATTAGATTACATTAAGATTGATGGAGTGATAATTGACTTTGAGTTCATTGTAAAATACATTTTCTACGCAAGGCAGTTAAAACCAGTTATGACTGGGGAAAC containing:
- a CDS encoding integrase; amino-acid sequence: MGRNRPLHHQLKYAVMQSYRHRGQRRQFKQQWQELDKAYERGDITFEEWLKEKSKIWFVASRGDFWRGNRHKEGYLDSLIKFANNFGRWIQNEFKVKRACDITPEMTQLFLECKAKEGVRATTLKKYVSMIKALNLACAKTYGLKWNFKFAKGIYVPQHALQQEARTIRIEPEDYKRVINSEYFQKSKSKAKIGIVLARHFALRVNEIAKLKYGDVVLDERAIPDSLKRFMVGKSIYNAYLIVKNSKHGLHRVIPAHTEKEYELLKSIKEHQIKNNILDDVEIVGLDKDSVNAFFRRCLKNCGLNYYVEKGVNIHGLRKLRASELFLEKLKEIYTNVYAGKNMPLKKKIYLSFKKAGAYVDKYLGHENKSKGKQHLKREGRWDLIKKYQLDVLKPEDIAMALVECGLDYETALETVKEVLTDLN
- a CDS encoding helix-turn-helix domain-containing protein; its protein translation is MKYYSAREAAKILGVAHTTVIRWIEKGELKANIRKTLYRVYYQIPEDEVLRLKKRLEAQHD
- a CDS encoding minichromosome maintenance protein MCM — its product is MSPNEYIIDKIYNIFERERKKHPTYKESKYDKESEYKELIKFLVEKEEVNEAELMLKAKEIGLGRLYYNTFIAILKKYLNFIDIGEEDGYKVIKITNELRNVLNDDNESDESNFKIDMEFIIMQYEDLLRKYLKNYITVVGPEKLERKIRLSARDLSAEFGDMIDYAIESVDNYYQVVDYLTKLFNEVYYEITYEMGDFKVVLCDFPALEIDVNKINAEYVNKVVEFEANIIYASHVSVFVKKSVFQCPRCGKIVNVYLRDFFAKNSDKLVCNECNVKLQHIKDEEYTNFQELIVQGLPNEKGYIREQRVLYEDSDGVFSGYVKITGIVRTVPRSSKSKVYDLVVQAVDVEEIDNIAPRLTKKDIEDIKKIAKRKDVIDLLSDRLIPEIKGHSLVKKAVFLQQIRGVKKPGKRDKINILLITDPGIGKTVILRKIAEIPGNNYVSMPTSTINSVFAIAEKKKSLSGESWTVKVGPVPKSIGTVCIDEFYIPKGDTTFYEAMEGDVIHFCKGGIDARLQSVCSFLCARNPRWGRFNPDVSVAEQIDIPAPLLSRFDLIFPIRDRADKEADKEIAEHIIDVHRAYLDKEVNKKIRLDYIKIDGVIIDFEFIVKYIFYARQLKPVMTGETKKKLVNWYVEMRKKHNITARQLEAAVRLAEAHAKAKLKDVVDVEDAEEAIGMITECLKEIAYDPETGIFDIDKIMGVHSSERKKLDIVYNAIEELSHGSSEVLVGFDEILNFVEEKGINEKELERLLNKLKKFGDIDEPKPGRYRLI